The Haloarchaeobius sp. HME9146 genome includes a region encoding these proteins:
- a CDS encoding enolase C-terminal domain-like protein, with product MLDVVATRGATIDLALRIPFHFGNATVRRVPHLLLALDIDVDGRRTQGLAAENLIAPWFVKDRDRSYETGAAEMVETVATACRSALDLNPVGSAFALQQAVSAAQADHYAGTHTPALEYGFGVSMVERAVIDAVCRQNGHSFSDGLQAGEFGIRPGEIYDELTGVRPTVALSEPPLHSVALRHTVGFTDPLRRTDVPAGDRVDDGLPHSLESYIESQGLDHFKVKLSGDVTADVDRLTDVWEVISAVTSPTVTLDANESYEDAESFRDAWRTIADVDALSEMVGRTAYVEQPLHRDEALTGATARVFDGWTDRPPVIIDESDDRDDRLGDALDVGYAGTSHKNCKGVFRGVVNACLLEHRRRSGEGRYVMSAEDLTTVGPVGLLQDLAVVSALGFGHVERNGHHYIHGLADFPDKQQREILATHGDLYRPQGVGVPTVDVTDGRIDIGSVVEAPFGYDFDLDITATPFEQVRELELA from the coding sequence ATGCTCGACGTTGTCGCGACCCGTGGAGCCACCATCGACCTCGCCCTACGCATCCCCTTCCACTTCGGGAACGCGACGGTTCGGCGCGTCCCACACCTGCTGTTGGCCCTCGACATCGATGTCGATGGTCGGCGAACACAGGGACTCGCCGCAGAGAACCTCATCGCCCCGTGGTTCGTCAAGGACCGGGACCGGTCCTACGAAACAGGAGCTGCGGAGATGGTCGAGACGGTCGCGACGGCGTGTCGGTCCGCCCTCGACCTGAATCCCGTCGGGTCCGCGTTCGCGCTCCAGCAGGCAGTTTCGGCCGCGCAGGCGGACCACTACGCGGGAACCCACACCCCGGCACTCGAGTACGGATTCGGCGTGAGTATGGTCGAACGAGCAGTTATCGATGCGGTCTGTCGGCAGAACGGTCACTCGTTCTCCGACGGCCTCCAGGCGGGTGAGTTCGGTATCCGACCGGGGGAGATCTACGACGAGTTGACCGGGGTTCGCCCGACGGTCGCGCTCTCCGAACCACCGCTTCACTCGGTCGCACTGCGACACACCGTCGGGTTCACCGACCCCCTGCGGCGAACTGACGTACCAGCCGGAGACCGCGTCGACGACGGACTCCCACACTCGCTCGAATCGTACATCGAGTCCCAGGGCCTCGACCACTTCAAGGTGAAACTCAGCGGGGACGTGACCGCCGACGTCGACCGCCTCACCGACGTCTGGGAGGTCATCTCCGCGGTCACGTCGCCGACCGTTACCCTCGATGCGAACGAGTCGTACGAGGACGCCGAATCGTTCCGCGATGCCTGGCGAACCATCGCTGACGTCGACGCCCTCTCCGAGATGGTCGGCCGAACCGCGTACGTCGAACAGCCACTCCATCGGGACGAGGCCCTCACCGGTGCGACCGCCCGTGTCTTCGACGGGTGGACTGACCGGCCGCCGGTCATCATCGACGAATCAGACGACAGGGACGACCGTCTCGGCGACGCGCTCGACGTTGGCTACGCCGGCACCAGTCACAAGAACTGCAAGGGCGTGTTCCGCGGAGTCGTGAACGCATGCCTTCTCGAACACCGGCGTCGGTCTGGCGAGGGACGATACGTCATGAGTGCCGAGGACCTGACGACCGTCGGACCGGTCGGGCTCCTGCAAGACCTCGCCGTCGTCTCGGCGCTCGGGTTCGGTCACGTCGAACGGAACGGTCACCACTACATCCACGGGCTGGCGGACTTCCCGGACAAACAGCAGAGGGAAATCCTAGCGACACACGGTGACCTCTACCGGCCGCAAGGGGTGGGTGTCCCGACGGTCGACGTGACCGATGGCCGAATCGACATCGGTTCCGTGGTCGAGGCTCCGTTCGGGTACGACTTCGACCTCGATATCACTGCGACTCCGTTCGAGCAGGTTCGCGAGCTGGAGCTGGCGTGA
- a CDS encoding LLM class flavin-dependent oxidoreductase, with product MPLEIHYNVFGSFRPPGEDIDLARDAVDAGFDGIWIGDHFLPWLDSRPYAHHTLAWLGSLMEAVPKVPVGTSVTCPTMRYHPPVLAQALATLDNAYPGRLEFGVGVGEAVNDAPFYDGDWPEWGQRAGMLIETIQLMRALWKSEEYQSHDGKYYQYEDIRLATRPRSDLRFHWAGWGPQSCRCAGKYAGNILTVAPPAFIRDELMPPFEEGLREAGRDPTAADVTTEFTVNVGDPADLVAEVRDRGEYVPDETELDTPDPRVIQEVADRRLAEKSDDELVEDYRMTRDAGRVIDDLEALEAAGVTRVLVGSVCGDPRDTIDLFEDEVFPHFA from the coding sequence ATGCCCCTGGAGATACACTACAACGTGTTCGGGAGCTTCCGCCCTCCCGGCGAGGATATCGACCTCGCGCGGGACGCCGTCGACGCGGGCTTCGACGGCATCTGGATCGGTGACCATTTCCTGCCGTGGCTGGATTCCCGTCCCTACGCACATCACACGCTCGCGTGGCTCGGCTCGTTGATGGAGGCCGTCCCGAAAGTGCCGGTCGGAACCTCGGTGACCTGTCCGACGATGCGGTATCATCCGCCAGTGCTGGCACAGGCACTCGCGACGCTGGACAACGCGTATCCGGGGCGACTGGAGTTCGGTGTTGGGGTCGGCGAGGCGGTCAACGACGCGCCGTTCTACGATGGTGACTGGCCGGAGTGGGGCCAGCGCGCTGGAATGCTCATCGAGACGATTCAGCTGATGCGGGCGCTCTGGAAGTCCGAGGAGTACCAGTCTCACGACGGGAAGTACTACCAGTACGAGGACATCCGGCTCGCGACGCGCCCTCGCTCAGACCTCCGGTTTCACTGGGCGGGCTGGGGCCCGCAATCGTGTCGGTGTGCGGGGAAGTACGCGGGGAACATCCTCACCGTCGCCCCGCCGGCGTTCATCAGGGACGAACTCATGCCGCCGTTCGAGGAGGGCTTGCGCGAGGCCGGGCGTGACCCGACAGCTGCCGATGTGACGACCGAGTTCACCGTCAACGTCGGAGACCCCGCCGACCTCGTGGCCGAAGTGCGAGACCGCGGTGAGTACGTCCCCGACGAGACGGAACTCGACACGCCGGACCCGCGCGTCATCCAGGAGGTGGCCGACAGACGTCTGGCGGAGAAGAGCGACGACGAACTCGTCGAGGACTACCGGATGACCCGAGATGCTGGTCGCGTCATCGACGACCTCGAAGCTCTAGAGGCTGCTGGCGTCACGCGTGTCCTCGTCGGGTCGGTCTGTGGGGACCCGCGGGATACCATCGACCTCTTCGAGGACGAGGTCTTCCCACACTTCGCCTGA
- a CDS encoding sulfatase, with protein MRFLLVDIDSLRPDRLGCYGYTRDTAPTIDAIAEEGVRFDRCHVSDSPCLPSRTALATCRVGAKTGVVTHYGSGQWYDEPGEGHQQDPERPLSFRHLMEHGIRTVTVTGFAQRHLAHHFTAGFQEHIQPTPLAGLVAQEDGADVTAAATRWLDANASDDDWLLHVNYWDVHHPYLGITPYVDDVRDSGPPAAWPDQDAIDAQQGGTGIRTADLWPVPGNIDDEGISALREEWPFPERIADRTDATHLIDGYDAAIRRVDDEVATLLATLDAHGVRDETCIIVTGDHGEAFGEHGIYAEHAFPDPACQRVPLVVSWPGLTDAAAGTGVDDLCYQFDLLATICDASDVPIPAGWDAEPFTAALRGEPDGGRDSLVCGHGIYTFGRAVYRDQWVYIRLLHPGVFSMPGQYNDPALPEGGLELLHDLDADPHMTENLVTAQPEVTAELRTELDRWTAEVLSSVDAAGEDPLARMAVESGPFLYVDPEELAEYYAANGRTEQQRAIVDRARRYPPGAGD; from the coding sequence ATGCGATTCCTGCTGGTGGACATCGACTCGTTGCGCCCGGACCGACTGGGCTGCTATGGCTACACTCGCGACACCGCACCGACCATCGACGCCATCGCCGAGGAGGGGGTACGGTTCGACCGGTGTCACGTCTCCGATTCGCCGTGCTTGCCCAGTCGAACCGCCCTCGCGACGTGCCGGGTCGGGGCGAAGACGGGCGTGGTCACCCACTACGGCTCCGGCCAGTGGTACGACGAACCCGGCGAAGGACACCAGCAGGACCCCGAGCGGCCGCTCTCGTTCCGGCACCTGATGGAACACGGCATCCGGACCGTGACCGTCACCGGGTTCGCCCAGCGCCACCTCGCCCATCACTTCACCGCGGGCTTCCAGGAGCACATCCAGCCGACGCCGCTTGCCGGACTCGTGGCCCAGGAGGACGGTGCAGACGTGACGGCTGCAGCGACCCGCTGGCTCGACGCGAACGCGAGCGACGACGACTGGTTGTTGCACGTCAACTACTGGGACGTCCACCACCCGTACCTGGGAATCACGCCCTACGTCGACGACGTTCGAGACTCCGGCCCGCCAGCAGCCTGGCCCGACCAGGACGCCATCGACGCCCAGCAGGGCGGGACCGGTATCCGGACCGCAGACCTCTGGCCTGTGCCGGGGAACATCGACGACGAGGGGATATCGGCGCTTCGCGAGGAGTGGCCGTTCCCCGAGCGAATCGCCGACAGGACTGACGCGACCCACCTCATCGACGGGTACGATGCGGCGATTCGACGGGTCGACGATGAGGTCGCGACACTGCTGGCGACGCTCGACGCCCACGGCGTCCGCGATGAGACGTGTATCATCGTCACCGGTGACCACGGGGAGGCGTTCGGTGAACACGGTATCTACGCGGAACACGCGTTCCCGGACCCCGCCTGCCAGCGCGTGCCCTTGGTCGTCTCGTGGCCGGGCCTCACCGATGCTGCGGCCGGAACCGGAGTCGACGACCTGTGCTACCAGTTCGACCTGCTGGCGACCATCTGTGACGCCAGTGACGTCCCGATTCCGGCAGGCTGGGACGCCGAGCCATTCACGGCCGCACTTCGGGGAGAACCTGATGGCGGCCGCGACTCACTCGTCTGTGGGCACGGCATCTACACCTTCGGACGCGCAGTGTACCGCGACCAGTGGGTGTACATCCGGCTGCTCCATCCCGGCGTGTTCTCCATGCCCGGACAGTACAACGACCCCGCCCTGCCTGAGGGGGGATTGGAACTCCTCCACGACCTCGACGCGGACCCGCACATGACCGAGAACCTCGTCACCGCCCAGCCCGAGGTCACGGCCGAGTTGCGGACTGAACTCGACCGCTGGACGGCCGAGGTCCTCTCTTCTGTCGACGCTGCGGGCGAGGACCCGCTCGCCAGAATGGCCGTCGAATCGGGCCCGTTCCTGTACGTCGACCCCGAGGAACTCGCCGAGTACTACGCGGCGAACGGGCGAACCGAGCAGCAACGGGCTATCGTCGACCGTGCGAGGCGGTATCCGCCCGGTGCAGGCGACTGA
- a CDS encoding IclR family transcriptional regulator, giving the protein MTDPMPGSIRSDETLLSIVEAVEALGEAGVTEIADQVDVSKSTVHGHLTTLKQQGYVVAEEGRYRLSLRFLQLGEHTRTQTGIYNLARPHVDELARETNELANLAVEENGRGVYLYRTQGDQTIQFSTDAGDVHQLHCSATGKSMLAHMPREHVDEILDEHGLPAHTEQTITDEATLHETLVDVRERGVAFDDEEYGEGLRCVGAPIRGPEGDVLGAISVSGPATRLPEERYREELPDMLRRAANLIEINLKQY; this is encoded by the coding sequence ATGACCGACCCCATGCCCGGCTCGATTCGAAGCGACGAAACGCTGTTGAGTATCGTCGAGGCAGTCGAAGCCCTCGGAGAGGCAGGGGTCACGGAGATCGCCGACCAGGTAGACGTTTCCAAGAGCACGGTGCATGGGCACCTCACGACGCTCAAACAGCAGGGCTACGTCGTGGCCGAGGAGGGTCGCTACCGCCTGAGTCTGCGGTTCCTCCAGCTCGGCGAACACACACGGACGCAGACGGGCATCTACAACCTTGCGCGGCCGCACGTGGACGAACTCGCGCGGGAGACGAACGAACTCGCGAACCTCGCGGTCGAGGAGAACGGTCGTGGCGTGTACCTCTACCGGACCCAGGGTGACCAGACCATCCAGTTCTCGACCGATGCGGGGGACGTCCATCAGTTGCACTGCAGTGCGACCGGGAAGTCCATGCTCGCGCACATGCCTCGCGAGCACGTGGACGAGATACTGGACGAGCACGGCCTCCCGGCGCACACCGAGCAGACCATCACCGACGAGGCGACGCTCCACGAGACGCTGGTCGATGTCCGCGAGCGCGGTGTCGCGTTCGACGACGAGGAATACGGTGAAGGATTGCGGTGTGTGGGTGCGCCGATTCGAGGCCCCGAGGGGGACGTACTCGGGGCCATCAGCGTCTCAGGGCCCGCGACGAGGCTGCCGGAGGAGCGGTACCGCGAGGAACTGCCCGACATGCTTCGCCGGGCCGCGAACCTCATCGAGATAAATCTGAAGCAGTATTGA